In Neorhizobium sp. NCHU2750, a single genomic region encodes these proteins:
- a CDS encoding DEAD/DEAH box helicase, which translates to MFDPIGGFNRMIDQFLAYLDTAYRIDDPRVASMRRQLLTTPGQLALDPIFEAVARYKPVGYGLEGLIEDPEGRLPHFSRPERQAFVELALSGLFDRDRSAPEVKGAYAPYLHQVQMLEKGARDGTPGIVTSGTGSGKTESFMLPILAQLAKEATSWPPPLQPLDDDWLADKKKFEHHRRNEHPSRPKAVRALVLYPLNALVEDQMVRLRKALDSDDAQDVMERHFNGNRIFFGRYTGKSPVTGFLSHPRKSKDKTWKARNTRARRELKQEMKRYQSIQQRLAGNGDPELRYIFPTTDGAELISRWDMQATPPDILVTNQSILNAMLVREVDDDILVQTREWITNNEDARFFLVLDELHLIRGSAGAEMAGLLKVLLERLGLTEPEHAHKLRILSSSASLPMDDKNAAASIDYLRNMFGDAGTAGASDLNEAWRQSIVTGEPIVVDRPENIPSRERLVDLARGLNDLDHRRNPQDLLDLFLAAATSIPGAGGKTPAAMMEAATAAAAAMLDFALQNPEQQGSKRPCTVEDISKALFGYVERDAVRGLLALRAIPDLPPSVLPSAMAPGRGAVASLPGFRMHCFVRNIEGLFASIDRNEDGSVVWGTPSIERGQNYDGDSDQVGRKRLFEMLYCEACGDLYLGGKRGEADPGSSRRVSLLPAPQELEKLPESASSIRFEDASFREFALFWPSRGQAETEIRVERSPYRWTPGYLNPRTGVVSDTEEHGDVPGHLLRWSGTDGFQQRTIEDDGTAVPFCCAKCGTDYSGRYRQANSKKREGRLSPIRSFRTGFGKTSQLLATELVASLKSQGGDGKLVAFSDSREDAANLALEVEVQHQRDLRREILISAATRIAVDHVFGPEEEAEYRRLKAEVAELTMDDKDTDHLMPRLKALQARMKSVGQAPSVPLKELFEFERDKVGHLTRPILSELMKLGSTPVEGADTVHTRIQGRDWYEFFEINADGQISWKHDVPEEELKRIRKAREKVQDEQPPDATDLLFSKTYFALEETGLGWPSFYEPREYSTAESRDDAMLRIFADAYRITPNQFQEETRTAWKNAFDMLGRGDNRLKRLMTKILQNPEKECDDFLDKLKNKLGQKRGDGSIDISMLYFRAADPAGPAWRCERCGRVHLHEGFGRCTRCGETLTRPDDLIASKISSENFLGRRVMRSVTNGEAHFRLKCEELTGQTSDPATRLQQFKGVFVKNDGESDEDFEWRKLFDTSDLLSVTTTMEVGVDIGSLQAVYQGNMPPQRFNYQQRVGRAGRRGQAFSTVLTVCRSKSHDIHYFHNPIEITGSAPPPPFITTGLTDIPSRLLRKFWLVEAFRLIREEAGETWAGDDLVPGDIHGEFLYCREYFRQDMNWRERLADALSRSEHRRIRLATILAAVSDCEVEKILASVSADTILSAIDNLEEEFGLQGVGIAAALAERGLVPLYGMPTRSRNLYVELKRPKSGFEAEWDTIDRDQDMAIFDFAPGSVRTREKLRHRCIGFSGVLPEPDEFATDFGVPMQPFSPWFKDDFHLRFCGQCGAWSRGTEHTVACNVCDAPLADTGIRCITPAAYRTELRPSGENLASKVGQRLTLASLGKPDKQKTDENLSVNFAEQSEIFLVNPGFRDDTDFTGFEVAETIDNDVQKIWWWKDKPTLKLAGQALSTEALADDPRSRYRAVDDPISAWLASTKVTNSLQIGPRRLNPNLRLLDMDIGLSMGRRDPARTSVRAAAISATEILVQRAALDLDIAPEEFDALSPNIMVSPSGDRLPYLQISDALPNGSGFCRHLLGDSTIPVSALIRSILDEDGAWPRTDVSDPEHMKRCGASCYRCLQRYNNRNFHGLLDWRLGLSYLRAIVDPCYECGIDGHYGHFELNDWSQSAKDLALQTKTFIPGNTVSSLKGRPDIPIFSLDDRNSRWGVVVHPLWSRERLFQTVGLDPRSHVAVDSFELSRRPLHVLQRARGMA; encoded by the coding sequence ATGTTTGATCCGATTGGCGGCTTCAACCGCATGATCGACCAATTCCTCGCATATCTCGACACCGCGTACCGGATCGATGATCCGCGCGTGGCGTCCATGAGAAGGCAGCTTCTGACCACGCCCGGCCAGCTTGCGCTTGACCCGATCTTCGAGGCTGTCGCGCGCTACAAGCCCGTAGGTTATGGACTGGAAGGCCTGATCGAGGACCCGGAAGGCAGACTTCCGCATTTCTCCCGCCCCGAACGGCAGGCCTTCGTGGAACTCGCGCTGTCTGGTCTCTTCGATCGTGACCGATCGGCTCCCGAGGTGAAGGGGGCGTATGCCCCATACCTTCACCAGGTGCAGATGCTGGAGAAGGGCGCACGCGACGGAACGCCGGGGATCGTCACATCGGGGACGGGTTCGGGGAAGACGGAGTCATTCATGCTTCCGATCCTGGCCCAGCTCGCCAAGGAGGCGACATCGTGGCCGCCCCCGCTGCAGCCACTCGATGACGACTGGCTCGCAGACAAGAAAAAGTTCGAGCACCACCGCAGGAACGAGCATCCCTCCAGGCCGAAAGCGGTGAGAGCGCTCGTGCTCTATCCTCTCAACGCCCTCGTTGAGGACCAGATGGTCCGTTTGCGCAAGGCCCTCGATTCCGACGATGCCCAGGACGTGATGGAGCGCCATTTCAACGGCAACAGGATCTTCTTCGGCCGATATACGGGCAAGTCTCCGGTCACAGGCTTCCTGAGCCACCCCCGGAAGAGCAAGGACAAGACGTGGAAGGCCCGCAACACGCGCGCGCGCCGCGAACTCAAGCAGGAAATGAAGCGCTACCAGTCCATCCAGCAAAGGCTGGCGGGAAATGGCGATCCCGAACTCAGATACATATTCCCGACCACTGATGGCGCCGAACTGATATCGCGGTGGGACATGCAGGCAACCCCTCCGGACATCCTCGTCACCAACCAGTCGATCCTCAACGCGATGCTTGTCCGCGAGGTCGATGACGACATTCTCGTCCAGACCCGCGAATGGATCACGAACAACGAGGACGCGCGCTTCTTCCTCGTTCTCGATGAACTCCACCTGATCCGCGGATCGGCCGGGGCTGAGATGGCTGGCCTTCTCAAGGTCCTTCTCGAGCGGCTGGGACTGACGGAACCAGAGCACGCCCACAAGCTCCGCATCCTCTCCTCGTCGGCCTCCCTGCCCATGGACGATAAGAATGCCGCAGCAAGCATAGACTACCTCAGGAACATGTTCGGCGACGCCGGAACGGCCGGAGCCTCGGATCTCAACGAGGCCTGGAGACAGAGCATCGTCACAGGCGAACCAATCGTCGTGGATCGTCCGGAGAACATCCCTTCGCGGGAACGTCTCGTTGATCTTGCAAGGGGACTCAACGATCTGGACCACCGACGCAACCCGCAGGATCTGCTCGATCTCTTCCTTGCTGCGGCGACAAGTATTCCGGGTGCCGGCGGCAAGACCCCGGCGGCGATGATGGAAGCGGCCACCGCGGCTGCGGCGGCGATGCTTGATTTTGCTCTACAGAATCCGGAACAGCAGGGATCGAAGCGCCCATGCACTGTCGAGGACATCTCGAAGGCACTCTTCGGATACGTGGAACGGGATGCCGTCCGAGGACTCCTCGCGCTCAGGGCCATCCCCGATCTGCCTCCGAGCGTCCTCCCGTCGGCCATGGCTCCCGGACGCGGTGCCGTGGCATCACTGCCCGGCTTCAGGATGCACTGCTTCGTCCGCAACATCGAAGGCCTGTTCGCATCCATCGACCGGAATGAGGATGGTTCCGTCGTATGGGGAACGCCGAGCATCGAGCGCGGCCAGAACTACGATGGTGACAGTGACCAGGTAGGCCGCAAACGGCTGTTCGAGATGCTCTACTGCGAAGCCTGCGGAGACCTGTACCTCGGCGGCAAGCGAGGAGAGGCGGATCCCGGGTCGTCCCGCAGAGTGTCTCTGCTCCCTGCACCTCAGGAACTTGAGAAGCTGCCGGAAAGCGCATCATCGATCCGCTTCGAGGACGCCAGCTTCCGCGAGTTTGCCCTCTTCTGGCCAAGCCGGGGGCAGGCGGAGACGGAGATCCGTGTCGAGAGAAGCCCCTACCGCTGGACCCCCGGCTATCTCAATCCGCGGACGGGTGTTGTCAGCGACACCGAGGAGCATGGCGACGTGCCTGGCCACCTGCTGAGATGGTCAGGCACCGACGGATTCCAGCAACGGACCATCGAAGACGACGGGACGGCGGTGCCCTTCTGCTGCGCCAAGTGCGGAACCGACTATTCCGGCCGCTACCGTCAAGCCAATTCCAAGAAACGCGAGGGCCGCCTGTCTCCGATCCGAAGCTTCAGGACGGGTTTCGGAAAGACCTCCCAGCTATTGGCGACTGAACTCGTTGCATCGCTCAAGTCGCAGGGCGGCGACGGCAAGCTCGTGGCCTTCTCGGACAGCCGCGAGGACGCGGCCAACCTCGCCCTCGAAGTCGAAGTGCAGCACCAGCGTGACCTGCGCCGAGAGATCCTTATTTCCGCAGCGACACGCATCGCGGTCGACCATGTCTTCGGGCCTGAGGAGGAGGCGGAATACAGGCGTCTCAAGGCCGAGGTTGCCGAGCTCACCATGGATGACAAGGACACCGACCATCTCATGCCGAGGCTCAAGGCGCTGCAGGCCAGGATGAAGTCCGTCGGACAGGCCCCAAGCGTCCCGCTCAAGGAGCTTTTCGAGTTCGAGCGCGACAAGGTTGGCCACCTCACACGTCCGATACTGAGCGAACTCATGAAGCTCGGCTCCACGCCGGTCGAGGGAGCTGACACCGTTCACACGCGTATCCAAGGCCGCGACTGGTACGAATTCTTCGAGATCAACGCGGACGGCCAGATATCCTGGAAGCACGACGTGCCCGAGGAAGAACTCAAGCGCATCCGAAAGGCACGCGAAAAGGTGCAGGACGAGCAGCCGCCGGATGCGACCGACCTGCTATTCAGCAAGACATACTTCGCGCTCGAAGAGACGGGTCTGGGTTGGCCAAGCTTCTACGAGCCGCGGGAATACTCGACGGCCGAGTCGCGGGACGACGCGATGCTTCGCATCTTCGCCGATGCATATCGGATCACGCCCAACCAGTTCCAGGAAGAGACACGCACCGCATGGAAGAACGCCTTCGACATGCTGGGGAGGGGAGACAACAGGCTCAAGCGTCTGATGACAAAGATCCTGCAGAACCCTGAAAAGGAGTGCGACGACTTCCTTGACAAGCTCAAGAACAAGTTGGGTCAAAAGCGCGGCGACGGCTCCATCGACATCAGCATGCTGTATTTCCGCGCCGCGGATCCTGCAGGTCCGGCATGGCGATGCGAACGTTGCGGACGGGTACATCTGCACGAGGGGTTCGGAAGATGCACCCGCTGCGGCGAGACACTGACGCGCCCCGATGATCTCATTGCCTCAAAGATCTCGTCCGAGAACTTTCTCGGACGGAGGGTCATGCGTTCCGTCACGAACGGCGAAGCACATTTCAGGCTCAAGTGCGAGGAACTGACGGGGCAGACGAGCGATCCTGCAACCAGGCTCCAGCAGTTCAAAGGTGTCTTCGTCAAGAATGACGGCGAGAGCGACGAGGACTTCGAATGGCGCAAGCTCTTCGATACATCCGATCTCCTATCGGTCACGACGACCATGGAGGTCGGGGTTGACATCGGCTCCCTGCAGGCGGTCTACCAAGGCAACATGCCGCCACAGCGCTTCAACTACCAGCAGCGTGTCGGCCGCGCCGGCCGACGGGGCCAGGCTTTCTCGACCGTTCTGACCGTATGCCGGAGCAAGAGCCACGATATACACTACTTCCATAATCCGATAGAGATCACCGGATCGGCCCCGCCGCCGCCGTTCATCACGACCGGGCTGACGGACATTCCCTCACGCCTTCTGCGTAAGTTCTGGCTGGTGGAGGCATTTCGTCTCATTCGCGAGGAAGCAGGCGAAACTTGGGCTGGCGATGACCTCGTTCCGGGCGACATCCACGGCGAGTTCCTGTACTGCAGGGAATACTTCCGGCAGGACATGAACTGGCGGGAACGGCTGGCCGACGCGCTATCGCGCAGTGAACATCGCCGCATCCGTTTAGCAACAATCCTCGCTGCGGTGTCCGACTGCGAAGTTGAGAAGATCCTCGCTTCCGTTTCGGCTGACACGATCTTGTCTGCCATCGATAACCTCGAGGAGGAGTTCGGCCTGCAGGGGGTCGGCATCGCGGCGGCTCTGGCCGAACGTGGTCTCGTTCCACTCTACGGCATGCCGACCCGCTCAAGGAACCTGTATGTGGAGCTGAAGAGGCCAAAAAGCGGTTTCGAAGCCGAATGGGACACGATCGACCGCGATCAGGACATGGCGATCTTCGACTTCGCACCGGGCAGCGTCCGCACACGTGAAAAGCTCAGGCATCGTTGCATCGGCTTCAGCGGCGTTCTTCCCGAACCTGACGAGTTTGCGACTGACTTCGGGGTTCCGATGCAGCCCTTCTCACCCTGGTTCAAGGACGATTTCCATCTGCGCTTCTGCGGCCAGTGCGGAGCCTGGAGCCGAGGCACTGAACACACGGTCGCCTGCAATGTCTGCGATGCGCCTCTTGCAGACACGGGCATCCGGTGCATCACGCCAGCGGCGTATCGAACTGAACTCAGGCCGTCTGGCGAGAACCTTGCATCGAAGGTCGGCCAGCGACTGACCCTCGCGAGCCTTGGAAAGCCGGACAAGCAGAAGACCGACGAGAACCTCAGTGTCAACTTCGCCGAGCAATCGGAGATCTTCCTCGTCAATCCCGGTTTCAGGGACGACACGGACTTCACGGGGTTCGAAGTCGCTGAAACTATCGACAACGACGTTCAGAAGATTTGGTGGTGGAAGGACAAGCCGACCCTTAAGCTCGCTGGGCAGGCTCTCTCGACGGAGGCGCTCGCAGACGACCCCAGGAGCCGCTATCGGGCCGTTGATGATCCCATCAGCGCGTGGCTGGCATCGACCAAGGTCACCAACTCGCTGCAGATCGGCCCCCGGCGCCTCAATCCCAACCTGCGCCTGCTAGACATGGATATCGGCCTGTCCATGGGACGGCGGGATCCGGCCCGAACGAGCGTGCGCGCGGCCGCGATCTCGGCAACGGAGATACTCGTCCAGCGGGCTGCACTCGACCTCGACATAGCACCGGAGGAGTTCGACGCCCTCTCCCCGAACATCATGGTTTCCCCGAGCGGTGATCGGCTACCATACCTGCAGATATCGGACGCTCTTCCTAACGGATCCGGTTTCTGCCGACATCTTCTGGGCGACAGCACCATCCCGGTATCCGCCCTGATCCGCAGTATCCTCGATGAGGACGGTGCATGGCCGCGAACCGACGTTTCGGATCCCGAGCACATGAAAAGGTGCGGAGCGTCCTGCTACAGGTGCCTGCAGAGGTACAACAACAGGAACTTCCATGGCCTTCTCGACTGGCGGCTTGGGTTGTCCTACCTGCGAGCGATAGTGGACCCGTGCTACGAATGCGGGATTGACGGCCACTACGGCCACTTCGAGCTCAACGACTGGTCGCAGTCGGCGAAGGATTTGGCTTTGCAGACCAAGACGTTCATACCTGGAAACACCGTCTCGAGTTTGAAGGGTCGCCCGGATATACCGATTTTCTCGCTAGACGACCGGAATAGCCGCTGGGGTGTGGTTGTTCATCCCCTTTGGAGCCGCGAGCGTCTGTTCCAGACGGTAGGGCTTGATCCTCGGAGCCACGTAGCCGTTGATAGTTTCGAACTATCCCGACGCCCGTTGCACGTGCTTCAGCGGGCACGCGGTATGGCCTAG
- a CDS encoding DUF6634 family protein translates to MKLRYAPVEALSRLVDDLRLAEAASLSISDISDSPILHSHRILPMSVGILEGIVEGHPKLGTGRPITTSQVFYLDTELGIARTLSRWYRLGVSAETGRH, encoded by the coding sequence ATGAAACTACGATACGCACCAGTCGAGGCCCTCTCGCGTTTGGTCGATGATCTCCGCCTTGCAGAGGCCGCTTCCCTGTCGATTTCGGACATTTCAGATTCACCGATACTTCACAGCCATCGGATTCTACCTATGTCGGTCGGAATACTTGAAGGGATCGTTGAAGGTCATCCGAAGTTGGGAACGGGGCGCCCGATAACGACAAGCCAAGTCTTCTACCTCGACACTGAACTCGGCATCGCCAGAACGTTGAGCAGATGGTATCGGCTCGGTGTGTCTGCAGAAACTGGCAGACACTGA
- a CDS encoding FUSC family protein — protein MSQRLPAPVRVLLPDRLPDLPFGLTWPGIEFSLRTTVASLLALYIAFLINMDDPKWAAMTVWIVAQSSRGMSLSKSRYRLFGTVVGAAVGVALVGTLAQAPVPFILLLGLWLAVCTYFATSLRNFRSYGAILAGYTAVIISLDSISTPEDVFTIAVSRMLYICLGIIVEATVSAAFSRGDPVAGVRANLAAYVRKAMDASALALRLQVNGPALRKLGAEALTLDVSAEYAAATSADMRRRLGLVRAASGSIMQLIATAQGLREHLELHPEGADPLAESVASLLDTAGKDMPLALGKLPTLEEDVRDAMSRNVQDNGFTARLVTLARLEIMLEGVRQTAAYATAFSARAGRGPNTRFAFHVDHTHAWQNAVRAFVTVVVGALIWIMTAWSSGPPFVIIAAVIAALYATRPNPIAGGKGFLNGGIAAVPAAMVCNFAILPLINAFVPLALVLGTFLFVAGLAMRLPRYAAPATVFAFLFLDMATPPGIADRVQAVDFFNGAIALITGVGFGIVVFSLIYPANPRAVRTRLLAATHRDLRRVATRPDRWTVETWLSLGADRLGRLAATDGIVTPEQAEADLKGLLSSVAIGRALILIDGIGRHMKPRTGSRLARSTKLVRTRLGRGHIDKAATAARRASGALAALARTDGGGEAPALVRAAVLMTEIAEAAGDQSDVLDKGPVGAGTETQQAA, from the coding sequence ATGTCGCAGCGCCTTCCCGCCCCGGTCCGCGTCCTGCTCCCGGACCGTCTTCCCGATCTGCCCTTCGGCCTCACCTGGCCTGGCATCGAATTTTCCCTTCGCACCACCGTCGCGTCGCTTCTGGCGCTCTACATCGCTTTTCTCATCAACATGGACGACCCGAAATGGGCGGCGATGACGGTCTGGATCGTGGCGCAGAGCAGCCGTGGCATGAGCCTGTCCAAAAGCAGATACCGGCTGTTCGGCACCGTGGTCGGCGCAGCGGTCGGCGTGGCACTGGTCGGCACGTTGGCGCAGGCGCCCGTGCCGTTCATCCTTCTTCTCGGCCTGTGGCTCGCCGTCTGCACCTATTTCGCCACGAGCCTGCGGAATTTCCGCTCTTATGGCGCGATTCTGGCCGGCTATACCGCCGTCATCATCTCGCTAGATTCGATCTCGACGCCGGAAGATGTCTTCACCATCGCCGTCTCGCGCATGCTCTATATCTGCCTCGGCATCATCGTCGAGGCCACCGTCAGCGCCGCCTTCTCACGCGGCGACCCCGTTGCCGGGGTGAGGGCAAACCTTGCCGCCTATGTCAGGAAGGCGATGGATGCGTCGGCACTTGCCCTCCGGCTGCAGGTCAATGGTCCCGCCCTGCGCAAACTCGGCGCCGAGGCCCTGACGCTCGATGTCAGCGCCGAATACGCTGCAGCCACCTCAGCCGATATGCGCCGCCGTCTCGGCCTCGTGCGGGCCGCCTCCGGCTCGATCATGCAACTCATCGCAACCGCCCAGGGCCTTCGCGAACATCTGGAACTCCATCCCGAGGGCGCGGATCCTCTGGCGGAAAGCGTAGCATCCCTTCTCGATACCGCCGGCAAGGACATGCCGCTTGCCTTGGGAAAATTGCCGACGCTGGAGGAAGATGTCCGCGATGCGATGAGCCGGAACGTTCAGGATAACGGCTTCACGGCGAGGCTGGTGACGCTGGCAAGGCTCGAAATCATGCTCGAAGGCGTCCGCCAGACCGCCGCCTACGCAACGGCATTCTCCGCGCGGGCCGGCCGTGGCCCGAACACGCGGTTCGCGTTCCATGTCGACCACACCCATGCATGGCAGAACGCCGTTCGCGCCTTTGTCACCGTCGTGGTCGGAGCACTGATCTGGATCATGACGGCGTGGTCGTCCGGCCCGCCCTTCGTCATCATCGCCGCCGTCATCGCCGCGCTCTACGCCACAAGGCCCAACCCGATCGCCGGCGGCAAAGGTTTCCTCAACGGCGGCATCGCAGCCGTACCCGCCGCCATGGTGTGCAATTTCGCCATCCTGCCGCTCATCAACGCTTTCGTGCCCCTGGCACTCGTGCTGGGCACGTTCCTGTTCGTCGCCGGCCTTGCCATGCGCCTGCCCCGCTATGCCGCGCCGGCCACCGTCTTTGCCTTCCTGTTTCTCGACATGGCGACGCCGCCGGGCATTGCCGATAGGGTGCAGGCCGTCGATTTCTTCAACGGCGCCATCGCACTCATCACGGGCGTCGGCTTCGGCATCGTCGTCTTCTCGCTCATCTACCCGGCCAATCCGAGGGCGGTGAGGACGAGGCTTCTTGCCGCCACCCACCGGGATCTCCGCCGCGTGGCGACCCGTCCGGATCGCTGGACGGTGGAGACCTGGCTCAGCCTCGGCGCAGACAGGCTCGGCAGGCTTGCCGCAACCGACGGCATCGTCACGCCCGAGCAGGCGGAAGCCGACCTCAAGGGATTGCTGTCCTCCGTCGCGATCGGCCGCGCCCTCATCCTCATCGACGGGATCGGCCGCCACATGAAGCCACGCACGGGATCGCGCCTGGCGCGCAGCACCAAGCTAGTGCGGACGAGACTTGGTCGCGGCCACATCGACAAAGCCGCGACCGCTGCACGACGTGCCTCCGGCGCCCTCGCAGCATTGGCGCGCACCGATGGCGGCGGCGAAGCACCCGCGCTTGTGCGCGCCGCCGTGCTGATGACGGAAATCGCCGAAGCCGCTGGCGACCAGAGTGATGTCCTCGACAAAGGCCCGGTCGGCGCAGGGACCGAGACGCAGCAAGCGGCCTGA
- a CDS encoding AAA family ATPase: MTRSKFSELAEDPIRFLAYCSLRRALKAQPYTLSSPSDGPIIIVVPPGHQAHVYKSALHLLLKIEREEWGEQFGEIRLASPPKKKGSTDKQISVFDLKGLRVLIANRISEVPRDIRFVAQRTFHIEPPCARHINAARHLVGRLPIANEHAELLIGRPHNVIAAATFKKTVGGDEIAELSALDRAEVAGPCLFDLPGYDEVKPWVRGLYRDVEQWRRGNLSWKELSRGALLSGPPGTGKTLFASAFASSLGLRLIATTVGAWQSAGHLDDTLNAMRSSFQDANDGRGAVLFIDEFDSIGTRPTRPSSNHNDQYWQIVINEFLSLMNNLGDGVVVLGATNNPEWIDPAILRAGRIENHFSLHLPDTRTRAEIIRYHAGTKFSLESLVEIADELEGKSAAALEELVRDARKDARDEGCELEIRHLRARLPEKRYYSLEQQFRLGVHEAGHALVSLALGYASSATIEIKDSFDPNATSFRGGQTSYDLIENYLPTETALLDRIAVALAGMAAEAVVFGDRSLGSGGVIGSDIERATTLAKRIVATYGLGTTPAFLGTVEEVDDKPMPQPFEDELFEILRVQYARVLAMLTDERERVIGLARDAVTHHRVKIERDGNLDAA, translated from the coding sequence TTGACGCGCAGCAAGTTCAGTGAACTTGCAGAGGACCCGATCAGGTTTCTTGCATACTGCAGTCTGCGACGAGCGCTCAAGGCACAGCCGTACACCCTCAGCTCTCCTTCAGACGGGCCCATAATAATCGTCGTACCGCCCGGACACCAAGCACATGTGTACAAGTCCGCTTTACATCTTCTGCTCAAAATCGAGCGTGAAGAGTGGGGTGAACAATTCGGAGAGATACGTCTAGCCAGCCCCCCAAAAAAGAAGGGATCCACCGATAAGCAGATTTCAGTCTTTGACCTGAAAGGGCTTCGCGTACTGATCGCAAACCGCATTAGCGAGGTGCCAAGGGATATCCGTTTCGTGGCACAGAGAACGTTCCATATCGAGCCGCCATGTGCACGACATATCAATGCCGCGCGTCACTTGGTGGGAAGGCTACCCATCGCCAACGAGCACGCGGAGCTGCTCATCGGAAGGCCACATAATGTCATTGCAGCAGCGACATTTAAGAAGACGGTCGGGGGAGACGAGATTGCCGAGTTAAGTGCACTTGATCGCGCGGAGGTCGCGGGGCCGTGTCTTTTCGATCTTCCCGGATACGACGAGGTGAAACCTTGGGTCCGTGGTCTTTACCGCGATGTCGAGCAGTGGCGCCGGGGAAACCTATCGTGGAAGGAGCTTTCCCGCGGAGCACTTCTTTCCGGGCCGCCAGGAACCGGAAAAACACTATTCGCTAGTGCTTTCGCTTCGTCACTGGGATTGAGGCTCATCGCAACGACTGTCGGGGCTTGGCAGTCCGCAGGACATCTTGACGACACGTTGAACGCGATGAGGTCTAGCTTCCAGGATGCAAACGATGGTCGTGGCGCAGTCCTTTTCATAGACGAGTTCGACAGCATTGGTACAAGGCCAACCAGGCCCTCCAGCAACCATAATGATCAATACTGGCAAATCGTGATCAACGAGTTTCTCAGCCTGATGAACAATCTGGGCGATGGGGTCGTCGTTTTGGGCGCTACAAATAACCCAGAGTGGATCGATCCGGCGATTTTAAGGGCAGGGAGAATTGAGAACCACTTTTCGCTGCATCTTCCCGACACCAGGACGCGAGCCGAGATTATACGATACCACGCAGGCACAAAGTTTTCGCTCGAATCCTTGGTGGAAATTGCCGATGAGCTGGAGGGAAAGTCAGCCGCGGCGCTAGAAGAATTGGTGCGTGACGCTCGAAAAGACGCGCGGGACGAAGGTTGCGAACTGGAGATACGACATCTCCGAGCTCGACTTCCGGAGAAGCGATACTATTCCCTGGAACAGCAGTTCCGGCTCGGGGTCCACGAGGCCGGTCATGCTCTCGTATCCTTGGCGCTAGGATACGCGTCGAGCGCGACGATCGAAATCAAGGATTCATTCGACCCCAATGCGACATCTTTTCGGGGCGGGCAGACGTCCTACGACCTTATCGAAAACTATCTTCCGACGGAAACAGCGCTGCTCGATCGTATTGCGGTCGCCTTAGCTGGGATGGCTGCGGAAGCTGTTGTATTTGGGGACCGCTCTCTTGGATCTGGAGGTGTGATTGGCAGTGATATCGAAAGAGCAACGACCCTGGCGAAGCGGATAGTGGCCACATATGGCTTGGGCACGACGCCCGCATTTCTCGGAACGGTCGAAGAGGTAGATGACAAGCCCATGCCTCAGCCATTCGAGGACGAATTGTTCGAAATCTTACGTGTCCAATACGCACGCGTACTTGCTATGCTCACTGATGAGCGGGAAAGAGTGATTGGCCTTGCGCGAGACGCTGTGACCCACCACCGAGTTAAGATCGAACGAGATGGAAACCTGGATGCAGCGTAA